ACTATTTTTCAAATTTGCTTTACATAGATGTAAGATTTTTAAATTATTGAAATTTATCTCACTGATACTCAATTGGGTCTTTTACTCCGGCTAATTTAAAACCATTCAATCTTAAGCGGCAGCTATCGCAAACTCCGCATGCTTTATCTTCGTCTTTATAGCAGCTCCATGTTAGATGCAGAGGAACTTTCAATTCAAGTGCAGATTGGACAATCTGAGATTTTTTAAGATGTACAAGCGGCATAAAAATCTTTACTTTTGTTTCATCTTTTGTACCGAGATTTATACTCTGTTCCATACTTTTAATGTATGATTCTCTACAATCCGGATAACCGCTGCTATCCTCCTCGACAACACCTATGCTAATAGCTTCTGCCCCCTCTTTTTCCGCTATGGCTGCCGCAATGCTTAGAAATATGCCGTTTCTAAACGGTACATATGTAACTGGAACCCCATTTTCCAAACCGCCCGTGGGCACAGCTATGTTTTTATCGGTTAATGCCGAAGCTCCTATTTGGGCAAAAAAATCCAATTCTATTACATATCTGTTTAAAACACCCAGTTCATCACAGATGGCATTAAAGCATGAAAGCTCTTTGCCCTCTGTTCTTTGTGCATAATTAAAATGCACGGACACAATTTCATATCCGATTTTTTTCATCATATATGCACTCAGAGTAGAGTCCATACCGCCGCTCATAATGCAGAGTGCTTTTTTGTCTTTAGTAATCATAAAAATATTTTAACATAATATTTTAATCTTCATTAAAAGATATAACCAATATAATGCTTAAATATAGAGTTTATTGCAAAATTGCAAGAAAACTTTGGTGCCTTAGCGGCTAGCGTAGTCAAAGAAATTACTTTCTTTGGCGTTCAAATTAAATAAAAAGGGAGATATTATGGATGTTTCATCAACGACTGCTCCGTCTTCGCCTCAAATAGAAGCAATGAAAAAGGCTGCCGAAGTGCAAGAGCGTCAGATTTCAAAAGTTTTAGAGAGTGCAACTGAGCAATCAAAACAGACGGTGGCGCAAAAAACCGGTCTTGGAAACCATTTAAACATAGCCGGTTGATTATAAAATGGGTGCTCTTTGCGTACCCGTTTTATAGAAAATATTTGATATAATCTTTCTCATGATTGAACTTGACAACAGAACCTCATTACAAATTGATATCGATACAGTAGAAAAGATAGCTGATTCTCTAACAAAAAAAGAGATAGAACTCATTATTACGAATAGCCAAGAGATGAGAGAAATAAACAAAACTCATCGCAATATCAATAAAGATACCGATGTTTTAAGTTTTCCGTATGAAGATATGCCTATGTGTCCGCTTGGAAGTATAGTTATCTCCTCTTTTTATATAGAAGAAAAAGCAAAAGAGTTAGGTCATAGCCAAAATGATGAATTTGCGTTGCTTTTTATACACGGTTTGCTTCATCTTTTAGGATATGATCATGAGACCGACAGCGGCGAAATGAGAGAAAAAGAGGCAGAACTTATAAAAAAATTTAATCTGCCGCAAAGCTTGATAGTAAGAACTGAGGGGTAGATTTTAATTTACTACTGTTTTATATACCCTAACTCTAATAATTTGTCATATATATCTGAGACGATTTTTCCGGTAGCAGAACCGCCGTGCCCTCCATGTTCAACAAATGCTAAAACTACATATTGAGGGTTCTCATATGGACCGTAAGTCGTAAACCATGCATGAGAGCGGGTATAATACTCCATGTCATGTTCTGATTCTCTATTCTTTATATTTTGCATAATGCCTACGACTTGAGCCGTTCCTGTTTTGCCTGCAATTTTAACTTTTGAACTTACATAATTCACGGCTGTTCCGCCCGGAGCATTACAAACTTCATACATGGCTTTTTGAATAATCGGCAGTTGTTTTAGCTCATTTTCATTAAGTACCTCTTCAAATCTAGGTTTGACGACTTGGAGACCTAACATGCTTGCAAAGCGTGGGTATGGAAGTTTGCCGGTTGCCATAAGAGCTGTAAATCTTGCTATTTGCATCGGTGTCGTTAAAAAATCTCCCTGCCCTATGGATGTGTTTACCGTCTCTCCGATGTACCAAGGTTGATTGTGTTTTTTTCTCTTCCATTCACGAGATGGAACCGTGCCGACAAACTCATTTGGCAAATCTACCTCAGTTTTTCTTCCAAGACCGTATCTGTTAAGTCCTTCACTCATTTTGTCGATGCCTAGTTTAAGACTTCCTTTGTAAAAAAAGTCATCACAACTTTCTCTTATGGCCTTCTTAATCTCCACTTGTCCGTGACCCTCTTTTTTCCAGCATCTAAATACTCTCTGTCCAAGCGGCATTGATGCGGTACAGTATGTATTCCAGTTAGGACCGATTTCAGGTGAAGAGATATATATTAGTCCAAGTCCTGTTTTTATAGTTGATCCGGGTGGATAAAGCCCATGAATAAGTTTGTTTGTAAACGGCTTATCTGGGCTAACAGATAGTTTTTCCCATAACTCATTACTGATTCCTGTTACAAAAGTATTTAAATCATACTCCGGAAAGCTGCTTGCAGATAAAATAGCACCGTCAACGCCCATAACTATAACTGCACCGGATTTATTTTGAAAAAGAGACGATATATATTTTTGAAGTTCGATATCTATGTTTAAGATTAATTTTCTATCTTCTATAGCCCGCTCAATAGAGAGCTCTTCTACTTTTTGATTGTTTGCATTAACTTTTATCTCTCGTTTACCTGATAAACCCTGCATATATGTATTGTAATATCTTTCAATACCTGTTTTGCCGGTGTAACCTATAAGCTCTATAAGTTTTTCTTCTTCAACATCGCTCTTGTTTGCACGAGAAACATAGCCGATTGTATGTGATGAAACTTCTTTGTACGGATAATATCTTTTTGGTGAAGATATTATGTTAATATTTTCCCTTAAATTCAATATTGAGTATACAGGCATAATTTCTTCGTATGATACAAACTCAACTATATCAATAAAATTATGATTGTAGTATGAATCAGCTTTTTTATAATCTTTAATTATTTTTTCTTTATCTAGTTTTGGCAATAATTTAACAAGTGTGTTTACCTCTTCTTCAAATATATGCAGGTTCTTTTTTAGTCCTAGATGCGGAGCTAATTGTATTTTAAAACCAAGTTGATTAATGGCAACAGGTCTATTGTTTATATCAACTATTTCGCCTCTTACGGGTGCTATTTGCTCAGTTTTAATAGTGTTGTTGTAGGATAGTCTTTCATAGTAACTATTTGATTCAACCGATAGTGAAAAAACTCTTACGAGAAGTGCCAGCCATATAGCAATAAATATAAAAAGTATAAATTTTATTTTCACAATATACTCATAATAAAAAATTCAATCACCATGTAATAGATTATATGATAATCTATACTTGGAGTCGGGAGTAGAAATATTTTTGATAAAAGTAAATGAAAAACGAAAAAGCCGATATATACAAAAATAACGGTTGCGATTTTTATACATGCATTGCAGCTGATGGTTTGAATTAATTTTGGTATAAGATATTTATAAATAAATGTAAAATATATAATAGTGCTAAAGAGTACATATCCATTTTGTGCCTCAAAAAGCAATAAACAGAAAAATACTAAAAATAGAGAAGTTACATCTTCTTTCTTGAGCGCTTGCGAAAATAATACAAATAAAATCACGAGCAACGGCGGTATAAATAGGTAAATACCGCTTAATGCAGTGTATAATATAAATACGACAGTATATATATACGGTGTTAAAGAGTTTTTATTAGAGATACTTCGTTGCATATCGGAAAAAGTTTACATTTAATACAATCAGCCCAAATTTTATGCTCAGGAATTGATTCTTTTGGAATTTCAACAAACCCAAGTTTTTCGAAAAACGACTGTTTATATGTTAAAGTAAGAACTTTTTTTAGACCGAGTGTTTGAGCCTCTTGCATAGCTTTAGCTATTAAACTTTGCCCTATCCCCATACCTCTTTTAGACTCTTTTACGATAAGCGACCTAATCTCCGCCAATAACGGAGTATGAATATGAAGCGCACAAAACCCGACTATTTCGCCATCCTCTTTGGCAAGTATATATGATCTTATATTTGTTGCTATTTCATCGGAGTTTCTTGCCAGTATCACACCGGCTTCAACTTCCGGTGCAACAAGTTTTTGCATACTCTCAATGTCTGATAATGTAGCTTTAGTTAATTCAATGCTCATCAGAATCTCCTTTTAAAATATCATGTATAACACTTAGAGCTTTTTGCAGACCTCTCTTTTTTGAACTTGAAACCATTAAAGCATGAGGAAACTCTTTTTTAAGCGCACTTTGTTCTTTTTGATTTAGTTTGTCTATCTTTGTAAAAATTTGTAATATATGCTGAGTTTCATCCGAGTGTTCAAGCAAAAAATCACTTACCGATTTGTCAATCTCCAAAAACGGATGTCTGCAGTCAACAAGATGAACAAAAATCTTTATTTGTTTTCGTTTTGATATATAATCGGTTAAATTTTTCTCCCAATCGCTTTTTATCGAGTGTGAAACTTTCGCATATCCAAAACCCGGTAAATCAACAAATTTTGCAAAACTCTTATCTGAATTTTCTCTATCTATAAATGTAACATCAAAGTAGTTGATAAGTCTTGTTTTTCCAGGTGTAGACGATACTTTTGCCAAACCTTTATGATTTGCCAAAGCGTTTAGCAAAGAGCTTTTTCCGACATTTGAACGAGCCATAAAAACAACTTCGTTTTGCTCC
This portion of the Sulfurimonas sp. genome encodes:
- a CDS encoding N-acetyltransferase yields the protein MSIELTKATLSDIESMQKLVAPEVEAGVILARNSDEIATNIRSYILAKEDGEIVGFCALHIHTPLLAEIRSLIVKESKRGMGIGQSLIAKAMQEAQTLGLKKVLTLTYKQSFFEKLGFVEIPKESIPEHKIWADCIKCKLFPICNEVSLIKTL
- the mrdA gene encoding penicillin-binding protein 2, producing the protein MKIKFILFIFIAIWLALLVRVFSLSVESNSYYERLSYNNTIKTEQIAPVRGEIVDINNRPVAINQLGFKIQLAPHLGLKKNLHIFEEEVNTLVKLLPKLDKEKIIKDYKKADSYYNHNFIDIVEFVSYEEIMPVYSILNLRENINIISSPKRYYPYKEVSSHTIGYVSRANKSDVEEEKLIELIGYTGKTGIERYYNTYMQGLSGKREIKVNANNQKVEELSIERAIEDRKLILNIDIELQKYISSLFQNKSGAVIVMGVDGAILSASSFPEYDLNTFVTGISNELWEKLSVSPDKPFTNKLIHGLYPPGSTIKTGLGLIYISSPEIGPNWNTYCTASMPLGQRVFRCWKKEGHGQVEIKKAIRESCDDFFYKGSLKLGIDKMSEGLNRYGLGRKTEVDLPNEFVGTVPSREWKRKKHNQPWYIGETVNTSIGQGDFLTTPMQIARFTALMATGKLPYPRFASMLGLQVVKPRFEEVLNENELKQLPIIQKAMYEVCNAPGGTAVNYVSSKVKIAGKTGTAQVVGIMQNIKNRESEHDMEYYTRSHAWFTTYGPYENPQYVVLAFVEHGGHGGSATGKIVSDIYDKLLELGYIKQ
- the ybeY gene encoding rRNA maturation RNase YbeY, whose amino-acid sequence is MIELDNRTSLQIDIDTVEKIADSLTKKEIELIITNSQEMREINKTHRNINKDTDVLSFPYEDMPMCPLGSIVISSFYIEEKAKELGHSQNDEFALLFIHGLLHLLGYDHETDSGEMREKEAELIKKFNLPQSLIVRTEG
- the yihA gene encoding ribosome biogenesis GTP-binding protein YihA/YsxC; the encoded protein is MIEIVDAKFITSAPNIAGAPDSEEQNEVVFMARSNVGKSSLLNALANHKGLAKVSSTPGKTRLINYFDVTFIDRENSDKSFAKFVDLPGFGYAKVSHSIKSDWEKNLTDYISKRKQIKIFVHLVDCRHPFLEIDKSVSDFLLEHSDETQHILQIFTKIDKLNQKEQSALKKEFPHALMVSSSKKRGLQKALSVIHDILKGDSDEH
- the queC gene encoding 7-cyano-7-deazaguanine synthase QueC gives rise to the protein MITKDKKALCIMSGGMDSTLSAYMMKKIGYEIVSVHFNYAQRTEGKELSCFNAICDELGVLNRYVIELDFFAQIGASALTDKNIAVPTGGLENGVPVTYVPFRNGIFLSIAAAIAEKEGAEAISIGVVEEDSSGYPDCRESYIKSMEQSINLGTKDETKVKIFMPLVHLKKSQIVQSALELKVPLHLTWSCYKDEDKACGVCDSCRLRLNGFKLAGVKDPIEYQ